The Fuerstiella sp. genome includes a window with the following:
- a CDS encoding class I SAM-dependent methyltransferase, whose protein sequence is MTTTTAVTFVQRRCPVCCAEEHRTLFEITVHDFSTVNPTYRIDQLERMGIAGDHSCPIVCCEQCGFVYSKDCLDDRSLSFLYEHVIDHEKSLAKIHGREKRKRLLAVWARLFELATEHRDRCDLDVFDFGCGWGDFLSVARSQCINVCGLEADRVKVDWAAGQGLNIVSTLQEVEALAPFDVVYCDQVLEHLDTPAETVRFLFGILKPGGVVFVGVPCCPKVEMDAVAAQLRLGRQVSKDINPWEHLNYFSPDSLVRLMQTTGFEVLNLKTDQSRLSWLSGFRKQQTTGSPDSRLASSTDLFCRKPPGHDEQSHRSGQTDEFPEESG, encoded by the coding sequence ATGACAACCACAACAGCAGTCACGTTCGTTCAACGCCGGTGTCCGGTCTGCTGTGCAGAAGAGCACCGGACTCTGTTTGAGATTACGGTTCACGATTTTTCCACGGTCAATCCCACGTACCGAATAGATCAACTGGAGCGAATGGGGATCGCCGGTGACCATTCCTGTCCGATTGTATGCTGTGAACAGTGTGGGTTTGTCTACAGCAAAGATTGTCTGGATGATCGCTCCCTTTCATTTCTGTATGAACATGTTATCGATCATGAAAAGAGTCTGGCAAAGATTCACGGTCGTGAGAAACGGAAGCGACTGCTGGCCGTCTGGGCGAGACTGTTCGAACTGGCAACCGAACATCGGGATCGGTGTGATCTTGATGTGTTTGACTTTGGCTGTGGCTGGGGGGATTTTCTCAGTGTGGCCCGATCGCAGTGCATTAACGTCTGTGGTCTGGAAGCCGACAGGGTCAAAGTCGACTGGGCAGCCGGTCAGGGGCTGAATATCGTGTCCACACTGCAGGAGGTCGAAGCTCTGGCACCGTTTGATGTGGTGTACTGTGACCAGGTTCTGGAGCATCTTGATACACCTGCGGAGACAGTGAGATTTCTTTTCGGTATTCTGAAACCAGGTGGAGTTGTTTTTGTCGGTGTCCCCTGTTGTCCAAAGGTCGAAATGGACGCTGTGGCGGCTCAGTTGCGGCTTGGCAGGCAGGTCTCTAAAGATATCAACCCGTGGGAGCATCTGAACTATTTTTCGCCTGACAGTCTAGTGCGGCTCATGCAGACGACCGGATTTGAGGTGCTGAATCTGAAAACAGATCAATCGCGTCTGTCGTGGCTGAGTGGTTTCAGAAAACAGCAGACAACCGGTTCGCCGGACAGTCGGCTGGCGAGTTCAACGGATCTTTTCTGCCGAAAACCACCGGGGCACGATGAGCAGAGTCATCGGTCGGGACAGACGGATGAGTTTCCGGAAGAATCAGGATAA